Below is a window of Macadamia integrifolia cultivar HAES 741 chromosome 8, SCU_Mint_v3, whole genome shotgun sequence DNA.
GGCCAGGGAAGTAAATGGAACAGATAATGGCTAACCAGCTGATTTTCAGAGTTGGATTTTGACTCTGCTGAATTATTGGATGGAACAGAATAATAAGCCAGGACCTGAACTTCTGGCCCTACTTCCAGTACTGCAGGAGCCCGGATAAAAACTCCACGAAAAGTGGAAGGACCACCCTCCGTTGCTGCAATCTCCGGCACTAAAAGCTCTGTCTCAAAGCTCTGAAGCTGCAAATTTAtggaaattttttcaagataaGAGTTCAAATAGACCATATATATGAAATCTTGTCCGATTGACTCCCTCCTATCAAGTAACTAATCTCTATTAGAACTTAACAGGTATTACCTGACCGCCGAAGAAATTCCGGTTGACAGTGCAATCTAGTCCCCCAACGAGGTCCTGTCCTCCAGACTTCTGTcctgaaaagaaaatttcaggtCTTGTTAGAGACCGACTTGGAGGTTTTCATTGCCATTGTGGGAGAAAGATAAACAAATTATACAACACCCACCAATTGCCTTGTTTGCCAAGAAGATAAGTCCCGCACAGGTCCCCCACACAGGCTTCCCCATTTTGACGAAATCTCGGAGGGCAGGAAACTATTAAAAACAGAGGATTGGCAGTTTTATTGTCTTAGCATAGAAGCAACAGAACAAAGCCAAAACCCATTCAATAATATCACCTATCTAGTtttggaaagaaagagaaaaaaaaaaagttcatctTTTCCTCGTTATTTTAAGGGTTCGATCAAAATGGACGCACGAACTTCCTcttggatcattttttttttgttacacgGCAGTTCATCAAGGTTTGTCATATGCTTGTGACATgcaacacagagagagagagagagagagagagagagagagaaccaggTTATGGTATTCAGCAAGCTTGGCCATGGTGGTACTCTCCCCTCCAGGGATGATAAGGGCAGtaatattctgaagctgttcaGGCTTCCTTATCTCCACACCCTTCACTCCAATTTTTCGGAGCGCTGCATAACAAAAGGAACTGACTCAGAGGAAGAAAGATATGAAACATTCCTTCAGATACTAAGAATTGTTTCTATCTGCAACCACATGCATAGACATGAagggggtgagagagagagagatacctgcGATGTGTTCGTTGAAAGATCCCTGCAAAGAAAGAACCCCGACGGCCATGTCACCGACAACCCGAGTCCCGCCGGGGTAACGTTAGCGGGAGAAGAGAACGTTTGGGGCCGTTGGTTTTGCGAGGCTCCTCTGCCTGATGACCTGACACACAAAATTAAAATA
It encodes the following:
- the LOC122085842 gene encoding probable pyridoxal 5'-phosphate synthase subunit PDX2; the encoded protein is MAVGVLSLQGSFNEHIAALRKIGVKGVEIRKPEQLQNITALIIPGGESTTMAKLAEYHNLFPALRDFVKMGKPVWGTCAGLIFLANKAIGQKSGGQDLVGGLDCTVNRNFFGGQLQSFETELLVPEIAATEGGPSTFRGVFIRAPAVLEVGPEVQVLAYYSVPSNNSAESKSNSENQLETPVSKERVIVAIKQGNLLGTAFHPELTADTRWHSYFLKMAGVVTEQSSNSIIKEEYFSDNRQQKNDLPIFQW